One genomic region from Capra hircus breed San Clemente chromosome 6, ASM170441v1, whole genome shotgun sequence encodes:
- the SRD5A3 gene encoding polyprenol reductase — translation MATWAGTEVSALNPLRALWLTLAATFLLTLLLQLVPPGLLPGCAFFQDLIRYGKTKEGAPPRPAACRAFDVPKRYFSHFYIISVLWNGFLLWSLTHSLFMGAPFPNWLHGLLRILGTAQFRGGELALSAFLVLVFLWLHSLRRLFECFYVSVFSNAVIHVVQYCFGLVYYILVGLTVLSQVPMDGRNVYVIGKNLLMQARWFHILGMMMFIWSSAHQYKCHVILSNLRKNKAGVVIHCNHRIPFGDWFEYVSSPNYLAELMIYISMAVTFGFYNLTWWLVVTYVFFSQALSAFLSHKFYKSKFISYPKHRKAFLPFLF, via the exons ATGGCTACGTGGGCGGGGACCGAGGTCTCGGCGCTGAACCCGCTGCGCGCCCTTTGGCTCACGCTGGCTGCCACCTTCTTACTAACCCTGTTGCTGCAGCTCGTGCCGCCCGGCCTGCTTCCGGGCTGCGCATTCTTCCAGGACCTGATCCGCTACGGAAAAACCAAGGAAGGGGCGCCGCCGCGCCCGGCCGCCTGCCGGGCCTTTGATGTTCCCAAGAG GTATTTTTCGCATTTCTACATCATCTCAGTGCTGTGGAATGGGTTCCTGCTTTGGAGCCTTACTCACTCTCTGTTCATGGGAGCACCTTTTCCAAACTGGCTTCATGGTCTGCTCAGAATTCTTGGGACTGCGCAGTTCCGAG GGGGTGAGCTCGCGCTGTCTGCGTTCTTAGTGCTGGTGTTTTTATGGCTGCACAGCCTGCGAAGACTCTTTGAGTGCTTCTACGTcagtgtcttctccaatgccGTGATCCACGTCGTGCAGTACTGTTTTGGACTTGTGTACTATATCCTTGTTGGCCTGACTGTGCTGAGCCAAGTGCCCATGGACGGCAGGAATG TCTATGTGATAGGGAAGAATCTCTTGATGCAGGCTCGGTGGTTCCATATCCTCGGAATGATGATGTTCATCTGGTCATCTGCCCATCAGTATAAATGTCATGTCATTCTCAGCAATCTCAGGAAAAACAAGGCAG GAGTGGTCATTCACTGTAACCACCGAATCCCTTTTGGAGACTGGTTTGAATACGTCTCTTCCCCTAACTACTTGGCAGAGCTGATGATCTACATTTCCATGGCTGTCACCTTCGGTTTCTACAACTTAACTTGGTGGCTCGTGGTAACATATGTCTTCTTCAGCCAGGCCCTGTCTGCTTTCCTCAGCCACAAATTCTACAAAAGCAAATTCATCTCCTACCCGAAGCACAGGAAAGCTTTCCTGCCATTTCTGTTTTAA